A window of Pan paniscus chromosome 10, NHGRI_mPanPan1-v2.0_pri, whole genome shotgun sequence contains these coding sequences:
- the PHC1 gene encoding polyhomeotic-like protein 1 isoform X7: MGLESEHQPWGPWTTIMETESEQNSNSTNGSSSSGGSSRPQIAQMSLYERQAVQALQALQRQPNAAQYFHQFMLQQQLSNAQLHSLAAVQQATIAASRQASSPNTSTTQQQTTTTQASINLATTSAAQLISRSQSVSSPSATTLTQSVLLGNTTSPPLNQSQAQMYLRVQNLAVRNQQASAQGPQMQGSTQKAIPPGASPVSSLSQASSQALAVAQASSGATNQSLNLSQAGGGSGNSIPGSMGPGGGGQAHGGLGQLPSSGMGGGSCPRKGTGVVQPLPAAQTVTVSQGSQTEAESAAAKKAEADGSGQQNVGMNLTRTATPAPSQTLISSATYTQIQPHSLIQQQQQIHLQQKQVVIQQQIAIHHQQQFQHRQSQLLHTATHLQLAQQQQQQQQQQQQQQPQATTLTAPQPPQVPPTQQVPPSQSQQQAQTLVVQPMLQSSPLSLPPDAAPKPPIPIQSKPPVAPIKPPQLGAAKMSATQQPPPHIPVQVVGTRQPGTAQAQALGLAQLAAAVPTSRGMPGTVQSGQAHLASSPPSSQAPGALQECPPTLAPGMTLAPVQGTAHVVKGGATTSSPVVAQVPAAFYMQSVHLPGKPQTLAVKRKADSEEERDDVSTLGSMLPAKASPVAESPKVMDEKSSLGEKAESVANVNANTPSSELVALTPAPSVPPPTLAMVSRQMGDSKPPQAIVKPQILTHIIEGFVIQEGAEPFPVGCSQLLKESEKPLQTGLPTGLTENQSGGPLGVDSPSAELDKKANLLKCEYCGKYAPAEQFRGSKRFCSMTCAKRYNVSCSHQFRLKRKKMKEFQEANYARVRRRGPRRSSSDIARAKIQGKCHRGQEDSSRGSDNSSYDEALSPTSPGPLSVRAGHGERDLGNPNTAPPTPELHGINPVFLSSNPSRWSVEEVYEFIASLQGCQEIAEEFRSQEIDGQALLLLKEEHLMSAMNIKLGPALKICAKINVLKET; encoded by the exons ATGG GTCTTGAGTCAGAGCACCAGCCTTGGGGACCCTGGACCACTATCATGGAGACTGAGAGCGAGCAGAACTCCAATTCCACCAATGGGAGTTCCAGCTCAGGGGGCAGCTCTCGGCCCCAGATAGCTCAAATGTCACTATATGAACGACAAGCAGTGCAG GCTCTGCAAGCACTGCAGCGGCAGCCCAATGCAGCTCAGTATTTCCACCAGTTCATGCTCCAGCAGCAGCTCAGTAATGCCCAGCTGCATAGCCTGGCTGCCGTCCAGCAG GCCACAATTGCTGCCAGTCGGCAGGCCAGCTCCCCAAACACCAGCACTACACAGCAGCAGACTACCACCACCCAGGCCTCG ATCAATCTGGCCACCACATCGGCCGCCCAGCTCATCAGCCGATCCCAGAGTGTGAGCTCTCCCAGTGCTACCACCTTGACCCAATCTGTGCTACTGGGGAAcaccacctccccacccctcaaCCAGTCTCAGGCCCAGATGTATCTACGG GTTCAGAACTTGGCAGTAAGGAATCAACAGGCCTCAGCTCAAGGACCTCAGATGCAAGGCTCCACTCAGAAGGCCATTCCTCCAGGAGCCTCCCCTGTCTCTAGCCTCTCCCAGGCCTCTAGCCAGGCCCTAGCGGTGGCACAGGCTTCCTCTGGGGCCACAAACCAGTCCCTCAACCTTAGTCAAGCAGGTGGAGGCAGTGGGAATAGCATCCCGGGGTCCAtgggtccaggtggaggtggCCAGGCACATGGTGGTTTGGGTCAGTTGCCTTCCTCAGGAATGGGTGGTGGGAGCTGTCCCAGGAAGGGTACAGGAGTGGTGCAGCCCTTGCCTGCAGCCCAAACAGTGACTGTGAGCCAGGGCAGCCAGACAGAGGCAGAAAGTGCAGCAGCCAAGAAGGCAGAAGCAGATGGGAGTGGCCAGCAGAATGTGGGCATGAACCTGACACGGACAGCCACACCTGCGCCCAGCCAGACACTTATTAGCTCAG CCACCTACACACAGATCCAGCCCCATTCACTGATTCAGCAACAGCAACAGATCCACCTCCAGCAGAAACAGGTGGTGATCCAGCAGCAGATTGCCATCCACCACCAGCAGCAGTTCCAGCACCGGCAGTCCCAGCTCCTTCATACAGCTACACACCTCCAGTTggcgcagcagcagcagcaacaacagcaacagcagcaacagcagcagccgcAAGCCACCACCCTCACTGCCCCTCAGCCACCACAGGTCCCACCTACTCAGCAGGTCCCACCTTCCCAGTCCCAGCAGCAAGCCCAAACCCTGGTCGTTCAGCCCATGCTTCAGTCTTCACCCTTGTCTCTTCCACCTGATGCAGCCCCTAAGCCACCAATTCCCATCCAATCCAAACCACCTGTAGCACCTATCAAGCCACCTCAGTTAGGGGCTGCTAAGATGTCAGCTACCCAGCAACCACCACCCCATATCCCTGTGCAAGTTGTAGGCACTCGACAGCCAGGTACAGCCCAGGCACAGGCTTTGGGGTTGGCACAGCTGGCAGCTGCTGTACCTACTTCCCGGGGGATGCCAGGTACAGTGCAGTCTGGTCAGGCCCATTTGGCCTCCTCGCCACCTTCATCCCAGGCTCCTGGTGCACTGCAGGAGTGCCCTCCCACATTGGCCCCTGGGATGACCCTTGCTCCTGTGCAGGGGACAGCACATGTGGTAAAGGGTGGGGCTACCACCTCCTCACCTGTTGTAGCCCAGGTCCCTGCTGCCTTCTATATGCAGTCTGTGCACTTGCCG GGTAAACCCCAGACATTGGCTGTCAAACGCAAGGCTGACTCTGAGGAGGAGAGAGATGATGTTTCCACATTGGGTTCAATGCTTCCTGCCAAGGCATCTCCAGTAGCAGAAAGCCCAAAAGTCATGGACGAGAAGAGCAGTCTTGGAG AAAAAGCTGAATCCGTGGCTAATGTGAATGCTAATACTCCAAGCAGTGAACTAGTAGCCTTGACCCCCGCCCCTTCAGTACCGCCTCCTACACTAGCCATGGTGTCTAGACAAATGGGTGACTCAAAACCCCCACAGGCCATCGTGAAGCCCCAGATTCTCACCCACATCATTGAAGGCTTTGTTATCCAGGAAGGAGCAGAACCTTTCCCG GTGGGTTGTTCTCAGTTACTGAAGGAGTCTGAGAAGCCACTACAGACTGGCCTTCCGACAGGGCTGACTGAGAATCAGTCAGGTGGCCCTTTGGGAGTGGACAGCCCATCTGCTG AGTTAGATAAGAAGGCGAATCTCCTGAAGTGCGAGTACTGTGGGAAGTACGCCCCCGCAGAGCAGTTTCGTGGCTCTAAGAGGTTCTGCTCCATGACTTGCGCTAAGAG GTACAATGTGAGCTGTAGCCATCAGTTCCggctgaagaggaaaaaaatgaaagagtttCAAGAAGCCAACTATGCTCGCGTTCGCAGGCGTGGACCCCGCCGCAGCTCCTCTGACATTGCCCGTGCCAAGATTCAGGGCAAGTGCCACCGG GGTCAAGAAGACTCTAGCCGGGGTTCAGATAATTCCAGTTATGATGAAGCACTCTCTCCAACATCTCCTGGGCCTTTATCAGTAAGAGCTGGGCATGGAGAACGTGACCTGGGGAATCCCAATACAGCTCCACCTACACCGGAATTACATGGCATCAACCCTGTGTTCCTGTCCAGTAATCCCAGCCGTTGGAGTGTAGAGGAGGTGTACGAGTTTATTGCTTCTCTCCAAG GCTGCCAAGAGATTGCAGAGGAATTTCGCTCACAGGAGATTGATGGACAGGCCCTTTTATTACTTAAGGAAGAACATCTTATGAGTGCCATGAACATCAAGCTGGGCCCTGCCCTCAAGATCTGCGCCAAGATAAATGTCCTCAAGGAGACCTAA
- the PHC1 gene encoding polyhomeotic-like protein 1 isoform X5: MGLESEHQPWGPWTTIMETESEQNSNSTNGSSSSGGSSRPQIAQMSLYERQAVQALQALQRQPNAAQYFHQFMLQQQLSNAQLHSLAAVQQATIAASRQASSPNTSTTQQQTTTTQASINLATTSAAQLISRSQSVSSPSATTLTQSVLLGNTTSPPLNQSQAQMYLRVNRTLGRNVPLASQLILMPNGAVAAVQQEVPSAQSPGVHADADQVQNLAVRNQQASAQGPQMQGSTQKAIPPGASPVSSLSQASSQALAVAQASSGATNQSLNLSQAGGGSGNSIPGSMGPGGGGQAHGGLGQLPSSGMGGGSCPRKGTGVVQPLPAAQTVTVSQGSQTEAESAAAKKAEADGSGQQNVGMNLTRTATPAPSQTLISSATYTQIQPHSLIQQQQQIHLQQKQVVIQQQIAIHHQQQFQHRQSQLLHTATHLQLAQQQQQQQQQQQQQQPQATTLTAPQPPQVPPTQQVPPSQSQQQAQTLVVQPMLQSSPLSLPPDAAPKPPIPIQSKPPVAPIKPPQLGAAKMSATQQPPPHIPVQVVGTRQPGTAQAQALGLAQLAAAVPTSRGMPGTVQSGQAHLASSPPSSQAPGALQECPPTLAPGMTLAPVQGTAHVVKGGATTSSPVVAQVPAAFYMQSVHLPGKPQTLAVKRKADSEEERDDVSTLGSMLPAKASPVAESPKVMDEKSSLGEKAESVANVNANTPSSELVALTPAPSVPPPTLAMVSRQMGDSKPPQAIVKPQILTHIIEGFVIQEGAEPFPVGCSQLLKESEKPLQTGLPTGLTENQSGGPLGVDSPSAELDKKANLLKCEYCGKYAPAEQFRGSKRFCSMTCAKRYNVSCSHQFRLKRKKMKEFQEANYARVRRRGPRRSSSDIARAKIQGKCHRGQEDSSRGSDNSSYDEALSPTSPGPLSVRAGHGERDLGNPNTAPPTPELHGINPVFLSSNPSRWSVEEVYEFIASLQGCQEIAEEFRSQEIDGQALLLLKEEHLMSAMNIKLGPALKICAKINVLKET, from the exons ATGG GTCTTGAGTCAGAGCACCAGCCTTGGGGACCCTGGACCACTATCATGGAGACTGAGAGCGAGCAGAACTCCAATTCCACCAATGGGAGTTCCAGCTCAGGGGGCAGCTCTCGGCCCCAGATAGCTCAAATGTCACTATATGAACGACAAGCAGTGCAG GCTCTGCAAGCACTGCAGCGGCAGCCCAATGCAGCTCAGTATTTCCACCAGTTCATGCTCCAGCAGCAGCTCAGTAATGCCCAGCTGCATAGCCTGGCTGCCGTCCAGCAG GCCACAATTGCTGCCAGTCGGCAGGCCAGCTCCCCAAACACCAGCACTACACAGCAGCAGACTACCACCACCCAGGCCTCG ATCAATCTGGCCACCACATCGGCCGCCCAGCTCATCAGCCGATCCCAGAGTGTGAGCTCTCCCAGTGCTACCACCTTGACCCAATCTGTGCTACTGGGGAAcaccacctccccacccctcaaCCAGTCTCAGGCCCAGATGTATCTACGG GTAAACCGAACCCTGGGTCGGAATGTGCCTCTAGCCTCCCAACTCATCCTGATGCCTAATGGGGCAGTGGCTGCAGTCCAGCAGGAGGTGCCATCTGCTCAGTCTCCTGGAGTTCATGCAGATGCAGATCAG GTTCAGAACTTGGCAGTAAGGAATCAACAGGCCTCAGCTCAAGGACCTCAGATGCAAGGCTCCACTCAGAAGGCCATTCCTCCAGGAGCCTCCCCTGTCTCTAGCCTCTCCCAGGCCTCTAGCCAGGCCCTAGCGGTGGCACAGGCTTCCTCTGGGGCCACAAACCAGTCCCTCAACCTTAGTCAAGCAGGTGGAGGCAGTGGGAATAGCATCCCGGGGTCCAtgggtccaggtggaggtggCCAGGCACATGGTGGTTTGGGTCAGTTGCCTTCCTCAGGAATGGGTGGTGGGAGCTGTCCCAGGAAGGGTACAGGAGTGGTGCAGCCCTTGCCTGCAGCCCAAACAGTGACTGTGAGCCAGGGCAGCCAGACAGAGGCAGAAAGTGCAGCAGCCAAGAAGGCAGAAGCAGATGGGAGTGGCCAGCAGAATGTGGGCATGAACCTGACACGGACAGCCACACCTGCGCCCAGCCAGACACTTATTAGCTCAG CCACCTACACACAGATCCAGCCCCATTCACTGATTCAGCAACAGCAACAGATCCACCTCCAGCAGAAACAGGTGGTGATCCAGCAGCAGATTGCCATCCACCACCAGCAGCAGTTCCAGCACCGGCAGTCCCAGCTCCTTCATACAGCTACACACCTCCAGTTggcgcagcagcagcagcaacaacagcaacagcagcaacagcagcagccgcAAGCCACCACCCTCACTGCCCCTCAGCCACCACAGGTCCCACCTACTCAGCAGGTCCCACCTTCCCAGTCCCAGCAGCAAGCCCAAACCCTGGTCGTTCAGCCCATGCTTCAGTCTTCACCCTTGTCTCTTCCACCTGATGCAGCCCCTAAGCCACCAATTCCCATCCAATCCAAACCACCTGTAGCACCTATCAAGCCACCTCAGTTAGGGGCTGCTAAGATGTCAGCTACCCAGCAACCACCACCCCATATCCCTGTGCAAGTTGTAGGCACTCGACAGCCAGGTACAGCCCAGGCACAGGCTTTGGGGTTGGCACAGCTGGCAGCTGCTGTACCTACTTCCCGGGGGATGCCAGGTACAGTGCAGTCTGGTCAGGCCCATTTGGCCTCCTCGCCACCTTCATCCCAGGCTCCTGGTGCACTGCAGGAGTGCCCTCCCACATTGGCCCCTGGGATGACCCTTGCTCCTGTGCAGGGGACAGCACATGTGGTAAAGGGTGGGGCTACCACCTCCTCACCTGTTGTAGCCCAGGTCCCTGCTGCCTTCTATATGCAGTCTGTGCACTTGCCG GGTAAACCCCAGACATTGGCTGTCAAACGCAAGGCTGACTCTGAGGAGGAGAGAGATGATGTTTCCACATTGGGTTCAATGCTTCCTGCCAAGGCATCTCCAGTAGCAGAAAGCCCAAAAGTCATGGACGAGAAGAGCAGTCTTGGAG AAAAAGCTGAATCCGTGGCTAATGTGAATGCTAATACTCCAAGCAGTGAACTAGTAGCCTTGACCCCCGCCCCTTCAGTACCGCCTCCTACACTAGCCATGGTGTCTAGACAAATGGGTGACTCAAAACCCCCACAGGCCATCGTGAAGCCCCAGATTCTCACCCACATCATTGAAGGCTTTGTTATCCAGGAAGGAGCAGAACCTTTCCCG GTGGGTTGTTCTCAGTTACTGAAGGAGTCTGAGAAGCCACTACAGACTGGCCTTCCGACAGGGCTGACTGAGAATCAGTCAGGTGGCCCTTTGGGAGTGGACAGCCCATCTGCTG AGTTAGATAAGAAGGCGAATCTCCTGAAGTGCGAGTACTGTGGGAAGTACGCCCCCGCAGAGCAGTTTCGTGGCTCTAAGAGGTTCTGCTCCATGACTTGCGCTAAGAG GTACAATGTGAGCTGTAGCCATCAGTTCCggctgaagaggaaaaaaatgaaagagtttCAAGAAGCCAACTATGCTCGCGTTCGCAGGCGTGGACCCCGCCGCAGCTCCTCTGACATTGCCCGTGCCAAGATTCAGGGCAAGTGCCACCGG GGTCAAGAAGACTCTAGCCGGGGTTCAGATAATTCCAGTTATGATGAAGCACTCTCTCCAACATCTCCTGGGCCTTTATCAGTAAGAGCTGGGCATGGAGAACGTGACCTGGGGAATCCCAATACAGCTCCACCTACACCGGAATTACATGGCATCAACCCTGTGTTCCTGTCCAGTAATCCCAGCCGTTGGAGTGTAGAGGAGGTGTACGAGTTTATTGCTTCTCTCCAAG GCTGCCAAGAGATTGCAGAGGAATTTCGCTCACAGGAGATTGATGGACAGGCCCTTTTATTACTTAAGGAAGAACATCTTATGAGTGCCATGAACATCAAGCTGGGCCCTGCCCTCAAGATCTGCGCCAAGATAAATGTCCTCAAGGAGACCTAA
- the PHC1 gene encoding polyhomeotic-like protein 1 isoform X1: MGLESEHQPWGPWTTIMETESEQNSNSTNGSSSSGGSSRPQIAQMSLYERQAVQALQALQRQPNAAQYFHQFMLQQQLSNAQLHSLAAVQQVRGQQPAGPRGRGQALQATIAASRQASSPNTSTTQQQTTTTQASINLATTSAAQLISRSQSVSSPSATTLTQSVLLGNTTSPPLNQSQAQMYLRPQLGNLLQVNRTLGRNVPLASQLILMPNGAVAAVQQEVPSAQSPGVHADADQVQNLAVRNQQASAQGPQMQGSTQKAIPPGASPVSSLSQASSQALAVAQASSGATNQSLNLSQAGGGSGNSIPGSMGPGGGGQAHGGLGQLPSSGMGGGSCPRKGTGVVQPLPAAQTVTVSQGSQTEAESAAAKKAEADGSGQQNVGMNLTRTATPAPSQTLISSATYTQIQPHSLIQQQQQIHLQQKQVVIQQQIAIHHQQQFQHRQSQLLHTATHLQLAQQQQQQQQQQQQQQPQATTLTAPQPPQVPPTQQVPPSQSQQQAQTLVVQPMLQSSPLSLPPDAAPKPPIPIQSKPPVAPIKPPQLGAAKMSATQQPPPHIPVQVVGTRQPGTAQAQALGLAQLAAAVPTSRGMPGTVQSGQAHLASSPPSSQAPGALQECPPTLAPGMTLAPVQGTAHVVKGGATTSSPVVAQVPAAFYMQSVHLPGKPQTLAVKRKADSEEERDDVSTLGSMLPAKASPVAESPKVMDEKSSLGEKAESVANVNANTPSSELVALTPAPSVPPPTLAMVSRQMGDSKPPQAIVKPQILTHIIEGFVIQEGAEPFPVGCSQLLKESEKPLQTGLPTGLTENQSGGPLGVDSPSAELDKKANLLKCEYCGKYAPAEQFRGSKRFCSMTCAKRYNVSCSHQFRLKRKKMKEFQEANYARVRRRGPRRSSSDIARAKIQGKCHRGQEDSSRGSDNSSYDEALSPTSPGPLSVRAGHGERDLGNPNTAPPTPELHGINPVFLSSNPSRWSVEEVYEFIASLQGCQEIAEEFRSQEIDGQALLLLKEEHLMSAMNIKLGPALKICAKINVLKET; the protein is encoded by the exons ATGG GTCTTGAGTCAGAGCACCAGCCTTGGGGACCCTGGACCACTATCATGGAGACTGAGAGCGAGCAGAACTCCAATTCCACCAATGGGAGTTCCAGCTCAGGGGGCAGCTCTCGGCCCCAGATAGCTCAAATGTCACTATATGAACGACAAGCAGTGCAG GCTCTGCAAGCACTGCAGCGGCAGCCCAATGCAGCTCAGTATTTCCACCAGTTCATGCTCCAGCAGCAGCTCAGTAATGCCCAGCTGCATAGCCTGGCTGCCGTCCAGCAGGTGAGAGGTCAGCAGCCAGCTGGCCCGAGAGGGAGGGGACAGGCACTACAG GCCACAATTGCTGCCAGTCGGCAGGCCAGCTCCCCAAACACCAGCACTACACAGCAGCAGACTACCACCACCCAGGCCTCG ATCAATCTGGCCACCACATCGGCCGCCCAGCTCATCAGCCGATCCCAGAGTGTGAGCTCTCCCAGTGCTACCACCTTGACCCAATCTGTGCTACTGGGGAAcaccacctccccacccctcaaCCAGTCTCAGGCCCAGATGTATCTACGG CCACAGCTGGGAAACCTATTGCAGGTAAACCGAACCCTGGGTCGGAATGTGCCTCTAGCCTCCCAACTCATCCTGATGCCTAATGGGGCAGTGGCTGCAGTCCAGCAGGAGGTGCCATCTGCTCAGTCTCCTGGAGTTCATGCAGATGCAGATCAG GTTCAGAACTTGGCAGTAAGGAATCAACAGGCCTCAGCTCAAGGACCTCAGATGCAAGGCTCCACTCAGAAGGCCATTCCTCCAGGAGCCTCCCCTGTCTCTAGCCTCTCCCAGGCCTCTAGCCAGGCCCTAGCGGTGGCACAGGCTTCCTCTGGGGCCACAAACCAGTCCCTCAACCTTAGTCAAGCAGGTGGAGGCAGTGGGAATAGCATCCCGGGGTCCAtgggtccaggtggaggtggCCAGGCACATGGTGGTTTGGGTCAGTTGCCTTCCTCAGGAATGGGTGGTGGGAGCTGTCCCAGGAAGGGTACAGGAGTGGTGCAGCCCTTGCCTGCAGCCCAAACAGTGACTGTGAGCCAGGGCAGCCAGACAGAGGCAGAAAGTGCAGCAGCCAAGAAGGCAGAAGCAGATGGGAGTGGCCAGCAGAATGTGGGCATGAACCTGACACGGACAGCCACACCTGCGCCCAGCCAGACACTTATTAGCTCAG CCACCTACACACAGATCCAGCCCCATTCACTGATTCAGCAACAGCAACAGATCCACCTCCAGCAGAAACAGGTGGTGATCCAGCAGCAGATTGCCATCCACCACCAGCAGCAGTTCCAGCACCGGCAGTCCCAGCTCCTTCATACAGCTACACACCTCCAGTTggcgcagcagcagcagcaacaacagcaacagcagcaacagcagcagccgcAAGCCACCACCCTCACTGCCCCTCAGCCACCACAGGTCCCACCTACTCAGCAGGTCCCACCTTCCCAGTCCCAGCAGCAAGCCCAAACCCTGGTCGTTCAGCCCATGCTTCAGTCTTCACCCTTGTCTCTTCCACCTGATGCAGCCCCTAAGCCACCAATTCCCATCCAATCCAAACCACCTGTAGCACCTATCAAGCCACCTCAGTTAGGGGCTGCTAAGATGTCAGCTACCCAGCAACCACCACCCCATATCCCTGTGCAAGTTGTAGGCACTCGACAGCCAGGTACAGCCCAGGCACAGGCTTTGGGGTTGGCACAGCTGGCAGCTGCTGTACCTACTTCCCGGGGGATGCCAGGTACAGTGCAGTCTGGTCAGGCCCATTTGGCCTCCTCGCCACCTTCATCCCAGGCTCCTGGTGCACTGCAGGAGTGCCCTCCCACATTGGCCCCTGGGATGACCCTTGCTCCTGTGCAGGGGACAGCACATGTGGTAAAGGGTGGGGCTACCACCTCCTCACCTGTTGTAGCCCAGGTCCCTGCTGCCTTCTATATGCAGTCTGTGCACTTGCCG GGTAAACCCCAGACATTGGCTGTCAAACGCAAGGCTGACTCTGAGGAGGAGAGAGATGATGTTTCCACATTGGGTTCAATGCTTCCTGCCAAGGCATCTCCAGTAGCAGAAAGCCCAAAAGTCATGGACGAGAAGAGCAGTCTTGGAG AAAAAGCTGAATCCGTGGCTAATGTGAATGCTAATACTCCAAGCAGTGAACTAGTAGCCTTGACCCCCGCCCCTTCAGTACCGCCTCCTACACTAGCCATGGTGTCTAGACAAATGGGTGACTCAAAACCCCCACAGGCCATCGTGAAGCCCCAGATTCTCACCCACATCATTGAAGGCTTTGTTATCCAGGAAGGAGCAGAACCTTTCCCG GTGGGTTGTTCTCAGTTACTGAAGGAGTCTGAGAAGCCACTACAGACTGGCCTTCCGACAGGGCTGACTGAGAATCAGTCAGGTGGCCCTTTGGGAGTGGACAGCCCATCTGCTG AGTTAGATAAGAAGGCGAATCTCCTGAAGTGCGAGTACTGTGGGAAGTACGCCCCCGCAGAGCAGTTTCGTGGCTCTAAGAGGTTCTGCTCCATGACTTGCGCTAAGAG GTACAATGTGAGCTGTAGCCATCAGTTCCggctgaagaggaaaaaaatgaaagagtttCAAGAAGCCAACTATGCTCGCGTTCGCAGGCGTGGACCCCGCCGCAGCTCCTCTGACATTGCCCGTGCCAAGATTCAGGGCAAGTGCCACCGG GGTCAAGAAGACTCTAGCCGGGGTTCAGATAATTCCAGTTATGATGAAGCACTCTCTCCAACATCTCCTGGGCCTTTATCAGTAAGAGCTGGGCATGGAGAACGTGACCTGGGGAATCCCAATACAGCTCCACCTACACCGGAATTACATGGCATCAACCCTGTGTTCCTGTCCAGTAATCCCAGCCGTTGGAGTGTAGAGGAGGTGTACGAGTTTATTGCTTCTCTCCAAG GCTGCCAAGAGATTGCAGAGGAATTTCGCTCACAGGAGATTGATGGACAGGCCCTTTTATTACTTAAGGAAGAACATCTTATGAGTGCCATGAACATCAAGCTGGGCCCTGCCCTCAAGATCTGCGCCAAGATAAATGTCCTCAAGGAGACCTAA